The sequence below is a genomic window from Glandiceps talaboti chromosome 14, keGlaTala1.1, whole genome shotgun sequence.
cccatcaaaccatggaccctccacaaaggtggagtgtctatggtcaaacaaatgacaggtcgcagaaactatggtcatggaagtatgaacgtcgtttatacttgtacgccgtgacatacaatgagcgcagtgccatgattgaccggattattcagtgtcgacaatcccagttaatataatcccaaaggcaaacttgttttatttaccaccttgccaagcaacacagggtggtggcgaggcgaagttgtaatgtactgtcgctttgatattcacgattttggaaaggaaatagataacatcgggttagatcttgagagtaaataagaagaaaagaagagttaatttgaaatcagtgataaacgagttgtctatttttaagaaactaaatataaggaaagctatgggtcctgataacatatgtggtaggttactgaatgtctatgcatcgcagttagctagtgtttccagtagattgttcaattggtcgtacaatgatcatacgatatcaaccatttggaaaacatctaccatctgtccggtccctaaaaacttccaaggcatcgtcctgtagcactgacttccattgtgatgaaatgcttcgagcgtattttactttgtcaaaacccacaaaaacattcacaccttgacccataccaatttacatattaaagtaatagaggtactgataatgcaactctcacattacttcacgatgcgtatacacatcttgaaaaaccaagttcatttgtaagactattggttattgatttttcatcagtcgttaacagaagtcaaccaaacatgatggctcataaacttagttatttaaacgttaaccccaaactcatcctctggataatggattttcttgtcaacctttcccagtttgttcgctaccaaaaattaagttcagccttccattcaacatttaggggtgcctcacagagcacgatactctcacacaaactatttacactttacacaaatgactgctcatcaggtaccgatacaaatccacttatcaaatattctgataactctgcattagttgacctgtcaaattctgaccgtacttatttcgatgaagttgataggtttgttacttggtgtaaagaaaactacttggacgaaaggtcgactttaggaagaaccctaaagtagtgcccgacctttttattgacaatgttaaagttgaacaggtgactaaatatatatatatatatatatatatatatatatatatatatatatatatatatatatatatatatatatatatatatatatatatatatatatatatatatatatatatataggaacagtcttggataataaatcaaatgttaaggccaacacagatttcattaacaagaaatgtcaatctagagtttactgtctacaacaattgaggggcctaaaattttgtaaatgccaaggtattacagacattctatcggagttttgagtcggtttaacattttcttttttgtgctggtttggtagtctagggactagctacaagagtgtcttgaacaaaattgtaaatgtgtttagtaataaagtattgagtgaaaagtagactaatttgaatgaaatgtttacatctcgtgtacaaaacaaagctgggaaaatggtaaatgacaaaggccacattatgtcccaacactttgaactcctgccatcagggagacgatttcgtgtccctaaattcagaacagtcagaaccaaatcaagttttgtgcccacttcaactaaattttaaaccaaactaaataattctatttcaaagacatctgctctgcattccagattggaagaaccgcgtttttttattgtcttttttaagttgatgaccatttctggcaagacttcactcacaattttctcgattttactgatttttcttctttattaaaaaggtttagggtcggcaccggatttctagaatggaagcgtttggggagttatgtgtgatttatttgttgagaaaggttcaaagacaataaatatcgccataaggtggcacttgccgttccagtgaggaacgactagtgccaccacggtagtactcgacaattcgatggaccacggccaagtccgccattcacaattttcaaatcacttgaaataaagcaatctggcaaaactcgcccatgtgcatttacaatcttgtcgcaactaattctagtaggtaaaaccatagaccctccaccctgtctatggtaaaacctagtcgcattcataactttcatcgagggtaaggtaattttagtcatcaacttctataaagtccaaaatgaaacgataaaacatgtacattttggaaattatcccatgtataatgccagattataaagtgacaaagagtggttcatctgagtggatagcttaacctcttgacgatttataaacaatgggaaataggcagctatcttgatgttcattttaacctattttcccggagaatattttcagaactggtatccaaattaccaagatcacgtttttcatatttactgatatgccgctttagttatggccggttttgtgggatgttttgcgtgcacaatgtaaaccacagacaaggcatgtaaacttctacttgcaaacccgtctatttcaggcttggcctcttaccactcttggaggaattgtactgactcctccaagaccacgtctgacacagtggcctgaaacccatagtctatcgcgagtatattgtctacccttcaagagacacacattctctgccagtcacccttttaaaaatacgcttgttaaacgtctgctcctggagttaaatttggttcaactcatgagcaaaatatttgtacgtgactccgggcccctttcagacaatccgaattttcacgcacgtcccaattcgtttttttcccgtgacaacaatttttctcctgagcctccccctaccctaatctagttcctgacgaccgtattccaattttacactacatctttacatattacgtatagtcaatgtcattactctcgttgccgatgtgttggcaattatatacatgtatatatataatatccataatcacaacatatttcctgctcaaagaagaactgtttcagcttattccatttcgatataaacagacagagagtccagggataaaatacccatgtactactccttatattactggctaggtaatgtcaaccgtaaaataatccaagcaccagcgtccctaaaatccgtgaaacagtgtcgatattacagtattttgctgacacttattactttctgtaactggtctatatttgtgatatcatggtaaatatgcttggaatttatggcctaacaaaccagacattacgtagatttgaatattgaagaaaatcaaaaacaaaaacaaggccatggccatggccggtcaggtactgatattagtactttagacatcagtgggggtcacacttggtcattgaaactatattgaccgaccaaaattctaaacatcacggataaataatttcatatcgaaatgtatgtacggagattcaggtttttagaccacgtggctttgacatgacatcatcagctaaatttgcaatacgaaagtaacgtaaaacatggatgtatctagtagggagcaaagtccgcatgtctgtatggatgtttgaagatttactatcggtatatgggaggcatagagggaaatatttgaatagcgttatttaacgttacataattcataactgactactaaactaccgtcaagaggattgtttttgcttccatttatctgtattaattttttttaaaggcagtgatggtgactgccaatgccggtagtgaaaatatggcccgcacattttgaagatttttgtatcatacaagttcaatgttgtagctgagaatgtgatttatatttataactcagtagaatgggtaccggtactgatgcgagggatgtgaaccaacctttgtgttgcgtgctttttaatatcaccgtgtgtgtgtgtgtgttgtttgtttgtttgtttgtttgtttgtaatgtagattcgtcgttgatatactgctactagatcagaccgtgggttatacttccatgatcagaacatgaccagacacaactctccacggcaccattttggttttacaactttgattactttgttttgaatagcttttgtcaagttcttgactttcctgatatgacaataaagcaagggcggtgaaatattattatagtagtccttcaaaaaacaagacaattttgaaacttttagtggaaaatgttagtgaagacacagtttacccgcataaattaactaacaaaagacaaaagaaatgtacacatggttcattttctaggtgtcgacctcatgaatatgcaccaagatttagaaccgagtcagctttaaatgcgttcacacctccaaatctggtctggacaatattgtctgggcttagtcacccttttatgcggactacagagcggccctggtgcggactatttctgccacctattaatgcctgaaagtcaagtggcatatgctgaggttgtgtacaaccagcaacccataacattttagcaatctacagttctacctcagtatggctattagccatgctaggtagttactataatgattaatataatggttgtcttggtaaaagttgtcgacccccccccccccaaaaaaaaaagaagaaaaaaaaaagaaaaaaagaaaaaaaaagatcaacaaaacattctatgatattgaaagcgctcctggcatgtaattccatagaacagtttcctgtagggaatggcagcgatttcattcaaactcaaagacagagatgttgctaaccaacgtgaacagccataaaaaattgtatgtgaatgagtatgactctgagatcccgctaacggtttcattgttgtcggtctaaccagagacactggagaacttcactgtctatgatctaatcgtattgctcagtgtgaaaaccgtgcaaagcgttactattttggcgttgtattttcgcacatttttggttcacaagggtccaataatttaagcttgagttaggaaataggcctattaaaaaaattgtgttgttccgattaggcaaaataaataaataggtggggtaggtagatttatttttattcatgtgcgagtgtctaattctggttttccattttttccaaatgatctctgtgttattggcttctttccattagatgtacaaccattacagattggaggaacagttttatattgtctttttaagttgatgtcagtttctgcatccactatgtctcgtgagacttcacaattgttgcgattttgttagtttttcaagaacacgtaaaaaaaaagttaagggtcggcagtgaaaaactaggtgggtcgggtaacagaaaccaaacagttattttttaggcctaaggcataacgtagcatataaatctacccaacctgcgcgagcaagatctgcatcggtcaatgtaatatttacatggtctattacaatttggtaaagtgtaccattgtatatgcttgtgcgagacgtaaaaaacatcatgccgtctaattgtacgaaacgatttagtcactatggttttgaagtcagtgagataatgtttgtgaagtacccggtatcgtgatgttatcgcttgtatagaaaaaccatcactgaggcaaaatctcacttttatcatcattcattttttaaagtcttcaatcatgccaattaaaaatatggatactgcagtcatttatgtgactttttttccaaaaatgtttatcgtgcatctcgattatattttttttcgtcttcgtaacatctttttttttattgtgccaaaagtagtagctaccacatatagaacagtggaaaaataccgaatgagactcagaaatgtaaaatcatttacttcaatgtccaaatcaaatgcggacatcagaaaatgatgcatgcacgttgtgatggactcgtgattagctctagtccagatgccaattggtatctaactaaaccatagacaatagagagggtcctctctattttctatgactaaaccaagtttagtgagtggaggtgtaaatggtaacgatactgtttaggaacacggtgataggaactagacgagattagtactgacaacacacgctccgcgaactccagcaaagaggcctggtggggtatatagagacttgtcagagttgtcggagctactgttcatgtacatataagttccacgtattctcaatttatttcgtgctggatagaaaacagtcagtatagtccttgtgttctccagtgtatagccgatggattggatagtgagagtcatgatatgtgtgatacattgtagtttatacaccagaactgaattttagactgatcccgtcggcatcttcagagaaagcatcaagcgggtaccacaataaactgaaaacgtaacgactataagcataactataagttttaatttacatggaactacggtcatatttgataagcttatcccccacttccacatatggtctcataccccttggtcagcgaaaagccaatcatgttcatgtccggacatacgagttataaatggggcggtcatatgggttaagttagggtggaatataatatatggaaaaagtctgattgatactggctgtgatgggtagtagagcattttttaattgtcaaaaacagggttgggggccgaatgatatgattcaaaacgtcatgactttctggtatatctttgttgtcatggtgtgtttccagttgaggatggctgtctttgactggctacaacagtaagtgactgattttgaaagcaaagaaagtggaagaacattggtgttagttaaaaaactattgttattaaagatatacaagtaaacgcagcaaaacaattgagagtcggtacggaaaggaacagatgaccacaggaaggtgttcagctgttcttcattgttctttgcaatttgacgaccgggcgatcacatactagtagttgtcagtgttttcgctaaagcaaaatacacggagatggttcaaaatcacttgactatcatttcactcttatttaaatctacaaatatctcattaatattttctcccagcttacttcaaactatatgacattttccatgaaaaaaaggtgcgtatctggagcaaagaagtgtttcagatatcagagtgttcacgtttgcgtgaccaagacatagacatagactggcaagcgacgccatgaattgtgatcgaatcccagggtcggatcggttgtagatcagtgttcatgataattcatttgcgtgttcaattactaagtcatcgatgtagggttataaattcagtgactacaccatcaacaaagttacttcttactataaatcatgttgaaaaagaccctaggaaaatgtctaagcaacaatgacgggtgttacttttttgcagtgtttatccaaatagtaatcgtcgaataacgtgaccctggctgaaaactgcgacagtgagtgtaccataaattcccaaaacagactgaccagaacagacatattgacacacaaaaagtgtgcaagtttacatcttgtgacaggtttggttggggtcacctccatcggctaatggtcgaaatcgtcattgtaaaatatttttaattaccctcaactacaaatcagcgtatcgttgacgatcatttcaatcgtaagtgtttagaactgattcagaagtaaaacgtagaattattaatgacaatggtatgcaaagttttgttgtttaacaatcatcagcgatttggcatgtttgcacaaaccacagatacttgttagtgcatacacttttgatacttctattctataaggtaaaggctaaatttaaaaagacatgatcccagtattaacttttttgttgcggctatatttcctaagtgaggtgtgccaaagaaagttttcccatgatactttgcgccagtgcgactttttgacattgtacgttcgatgttcccaatgagtaaatggaattttatcgagaagtctattcatatttgtttatgacagcaagatattttcaattttctgtttttggtcatttttggggtcaaaaactgtcatttgttttgtaaataaaagaattcaaagtaaaaatgaatgacagccgcaaaactaatcgattgaatgggctgacatttggtgtgcaggtatgttagagtatctggatgaagaattcttcaagaaaatttgaagatgacattgatatgcaaatacgtctaaaacgtgctgtgtagtatcatattatagccatgttattttacaatactcgtgagaaagtagaatttattggtgaagtaaagttgctcatacacctaagaaaatttgactacacttgaatacataatgagcaaatgaaatgatcacaacaatcacatatctttgtaatgttatgactatacaagaactaatacagggacgaatggggtacttatcaaataatgccctccggaactcagaaataaatgtagatgcgctgtaccatgcagttacgatcagcggttttgaactatggaggtaggaaggaaggaggtaggaaggattatagtcctaccaccatttctgaacaaaatcgttgtccttgaattggaatggtatgcttttaatacaaaagttgcacaaacatatgttcttgctttcaaaagttttagaattaacaccatgatttcaccgtcgcccatactgaggttttcctgcatctattgctatggattttgttggtgggactttgctgtactgtatgaacacttgttcagactcaggccactaaaacacaattgcaaaaaaaaaccgtaaagacacgaagtatcgttttgcacaacgttcggcttgaagcaggtttgaagggtaaccatgcacgacagagaagatgggtttagagccccatttacacctaaaacaaaaagcgattctagtctgttcctattatagtggtctgaggttcagatcaaagtgccgcattcatccacaacataaaaaatcatagaccctacacgactggcgtttgtaaaagtcagttttaaaccataattactacacctctttatcttctcggcaagaacatgcagtgctgcaatccaacgtgaggacctctcaccaactttcagatcacttcacattgggaacgttggtgagagttctactaatataattcagactgaggcaaaaaatatagcctttctgagttgaaatccgaggtttaaatcctgatatctgaaaattcccaatcaacccagattacattgaataaaaaataagtctaacaaacaatttatgatttttcagtcccgaaacttgctattatccatacactgtatacaaagctaaatacacggtgattggtgtatcgcactccttgactgagtgggtcggaaaaaaaataggtagactcacttgtcataaatcgatttataaatccacaaaggcactgtgacaactaaagcagtccctttacagaccatttttctttagaaataaataggctaaaacaatactgaatgacaggcagtccaaggtatgcgaaaccataagcgagcgcgtactcacgatgctagattaacacactattttacctgcgcattgaagacgcacagtaaaaagaccagttttcaacattaatgcaggaaatacaaagctaacaattcaaaattgtataaaatgtaagaaaacaaaaaacaggcgacagtcagagcatgcatgaacttcgatttacaataccattattaagttcttgcattttggggctaatgaagtcatagagactagagtgggcgagtttcatcacagttagtataatcaatggcaccgtgataattctgactttcacttgaaactggaccagaacagtctaggtcggacgagtcgtcatcatcaattcaaaggcgacgtaaccaaatatacaccgtgaattcatcttagatcgcaccgagttgaacaatcatgtctgtcattgtagaatgtagacctttacgctgtttgaccgactattgaagtataacccacataggtgatatttcattgacctacatggaaatgcttgtaaatactttttgcaagtagtagtagctcagaccactctagtattttagtggtctgaggtagtagtaagagtttttgctaacgtttacatgctagcgtagttgtacatgtacgtatacatgtcagttcgtatgtacatgtacattaaatgtagctctcatcatatcatacattgtacatgtgtgtaacccttttcttttgcaccctccccctccgccttcatgtggtcaaacacagacaactaactaactaaatagtgttactgttagttttctgtgggtcaaacaattagtgtacacgccttgaatcacatgcaggcgagatagatttgaatattcatttgtttactgcccggttatgggggtgaactcatgaatatattctgaactaaatgcaaatgtattcaaatcacttccgactcgcaatctgaactatttttcagatcgagtataatccgattagacaggcgctaatgggaaagtacagaaacgtccacctcatcagcataaaagtacagaattgaactcaatctgaactatagtacggaaagtgtcgtaaactgtactattttttctactagtgttaATCATGGTATATACAGTACAAAGTTCACTTTGTGACGTGATCATAAACAGCGCCTGGGGTAGTGTGAAAACTCTTGAACTGATAACGGGAGGAGATAAAAgactatcaaaatatttttcactCAATACGTATACCACCCCTTCTTATCCCCTCCCAACTTACAATCTATACCCTTTGTTTTGAAGGTACACACTGGCTAAAACATATCATTCGACTGATTCTTAATGATGGCGAGTTGGTCCCAGAGGAAACAAGAGGAGGACATTTAGAGTTTATTGTGGCTGAGGAAGACGACCACCCTTCGGTTTTTGCGTTTAAAAGGTTCGGTCATCCTGACATGTGTGCTGATATAGAGACGATGAAGTCACCTAGGTACTTCGTAACTCACATGCCAATTGATTGGTTGCCAAGACAACTATTTGAGAAGAAACCAAaggtatttttgtaaatattaatgagaCCTAAACATCTGTGGTCTTCTCTCTCTTCGATgtctaattatatattcatcgACATCTTGAGCTATCGACAAAATAATGGCGGCATCGAAGAAAGTGTTTGAGTATAGTAGACAGGCATCAGTTCCTTGGgagatttatttttcataatcttcaaatgttttaatttgttattgatttcaaattttatgaagGAAACTTTGGTCaaggtttgtttttatttttcccaGTTACCGCTATTGCACATATAAGAATACAACTGAGTTAAAACGttattcaaataaaagaatGGAAAAAAGCCCAAAGACTTGAAGTCTGGGTGGCGATTGCTACGGAATTTCACGTCATCAAGTGAAGTCCAAAGCAGTTTCAGGAGGTCACAAGAAACTTCTCACAGCcgtggtttgataagaacagtttatgGTCTCAGTATTAATCATAATTTCTGTTTACCTGATCTTAGATCATTTACCTTGCACGGAACCCAAAGGACGTACTTGTATCTTTGGTGGCAATGCTTCGGCTTAGACATAATAGAGAATCGTCTACTGGTTCTTTTGACCATCAAATTTTTCAAAGCCGATTCGAAATGTTTTTGAGTGAAAAACCAGTCGGTACGTAGTTTAATTTGCAAAACGTCACCATTACTTTAACTCTATGCATATACATTCTCTATACCATGCAAAAAACTCCACACATAACGGCATATGTGCACGCACACATGAATATGTCTGCATTTTATGTGTGTGTCCATTCCCAGATATgaagccatccatccatccatccatccaatatCCATTCACCTATCcatcacccccccccacacacacacacacacacatacatacatacatacatacagacagacagacagacagacagacagacagacagacagacagactgagtcGTGTTTCCAAATCTTAATCATATGAAAAACATACTTATACGGTTATCATGCATTTCCTTTGTCAAAACAGCTGAGCATGGCCGATGGCATGAACATGTACTGACATGGTGGCACAGAAGAAATGAAGATAATGTTCTCTTCATAAAATATGAAGACATGAAAAGGGTATTGTCAgttacatttttacaaaatatcgTGTATTAATGAAAAAGCATATgtgtaaacttttaaaaaaataaagaacatAAACACCACACCAATACTACTTACACGATAGAATATTTTGGTTAGTGAGAAAGTTTACACCCAAACCCTTCACATACTAACTATTTACTTCTAAAAAATCTTAATGTCAAATGTATCAGCGCTGTTATGATTTTAGTCAAGTGAgatatagaatatatatttatagaataTCATAGACACtctcattttgaaaatgaaataagtttTATAACATTTGACATCAGTTAgaacatatattaaaatagcCATATGGCTGAGGGGGACTGGATAtttagtttgtatttttaatttatacaaacTTTTACCATggtttcctatttgaaaaatcaacgtgacataatgttgactatttattgtaactcagtacattgcaaagagCTTAAAATGTGTATAAAGTTTTTCATTGTACGTTCAATAACAGagtttttacacatttgttaatctttattgagttacaaacaa
It includes:
- the LOC144445821 gene encoding sulfotransferase 1C4-like, whose protein sequence is MAKTEASRFLYHPKEKLKTFQVCQDDIYSITFPKSGTHWLKHIIRLILNDGELVPEETRGGHLEFIVAEEDDHPSVFAFKRFGHPDMCADIETMKSPRYFVTHMPIDWLPRQLFEKKPKIIYLARNPKDVLVSLVAMLRLRHNRESSTGSFDHQIFQSRFEMFLSEKPVAEHGRWHEHVLTWWHRRNEDNVLFIKYEDMKRDLTCFVDKIAAFIGKDLPSPVIDKIVHLTSFEVMRQTHFPEGDIENKALQLNIEDGKKPFIRKGVIGGWKDHFTVAQNEYFDQNYKKWMEGSGLDFDFE